From a region of the Gossypium raimondii isolate GPD5lz chromosome 10, ASM2569854v1, whole genome shotgun sequence genome:
- the LOC105778353 gene encoding GATA transcription factor 12 — protein MEVGDFFVGGFYGGAAGNDFSPVKMMSTERKLPENFTVDDLLDFSNEDAIINDVFLENVAGNSTDSSTVTCNSSVSGGDNHLSPVNLPHSSQFSGELCVPYDELAELEWLSNFVEDSFSTDQNLQSSLQIFATSKSLTPESSSSSTRPDSLIQSPSNSNPIFQHETPLPGKARSKRSRVAPCDWSTRLLHLNPKSAAQKKRENPNANSELPVRKCLHCAAEKTPQWRTGPLGPKTLCNACGVRYKSGRLVPEYRPAASPTFVSAKHSNSHRKVLELRRQKEFQRAQHQQLISQTSVFGISNGGCADDFLIHHHGGPNFSHVI, from the exons ATGGAGGTGGGGGACTTCTTCGTCGGAGGTTTTTATGGCGGTGCTGCAGGCAATGACTTCTCGCCTGTGAAGATGATGTCCACAGAGCGAAAGCTCCCAGAGAATTTCACCGTCGACGATCTCCTCGACTTTTCGAATGAAGACGCCATTATAAATGACGTCTTTTTAGAAAATGTCGCCGGCAATTCCACCGACTCCTCCACTGTCACCTGCAATTCCTCCGTTTCCGGAGGCGATAACCACCTCTCTCCCGTTAATCTCCCTCACTCTTCTCAGTTCTCCGGAGAACTTTGCGTCCCG TATGATGAATTGGCTGAGCTTGAATGGCTCTCAAATTTTGTGGAGGACTCGTTCTCAACGGACCAGAATTTACAAAGCAGCCTCCAGATTTTCGCAACGTCAAAATCACTCACACCCGAATCCTCATCTTCCTCAACCCGACCCGATTCCTTAATCCAGAGCCCATCCAATTCCAACCCAATTTTCCAACACGAAACTCCGCTCCCGGGGAAGGCACGATCCAAGCGTTCAAGGGTGGCCCCATGCGATTGGTCCACCCGACTCCTCCACCTCAATCCGAAATCAGCGGCCCAGAAGAAAAGGGAGAACCCGAACGCCAATTCGGAGTTGCCAGTCCGGAAATGTTTACATTGTGCGGCGGAAAAGACGCCGCAATGGAGGACTGGGCCGTTGGGTCCGAAAACATTGTGTAATGCATGTGGGGTGAGGTACAAGTCGGGCCGACTGGTGCCGGAATACCGTCCCGCAGCGAGTCCGACATTTGTGTCGGCGAAGCATTCGAATTCTCATAGGAAAGTTTTGGAGCTTAGGAGACAAAAGGAGTTCCAAAGAGCACAGCATCAACAGCTGATCAGTCAAACTTCGGTTTTCGGCATATCCAACGGTGGTTGTGCTGATGATTTCTTGATCCACCATCATGGTGGGCCCAATTTTAGCCACGTGATTTAG
- the LOC128033868 gene encoding disease resistance protein RPS5-like has protein sequence MSTELRSRKKLKRDVQIWLEDVERIDGEIQSLDGRIGKSSAITRGFRAEDVLKMLKEVEEHIQKGKFHEGLVVDNPQWIGQVLSVTALSGEAAQAYIEEIWLYLMDDEVQKIGFCGMGGVGKTSIMKLINNQILKETWNFNSVIWITVSKEMSTAKLQKDIASKIGVTFSGDEDETTKAGMLFETLSRKSRFLMILDDLWDRIFLDKVGIPEPSAGSTIVLTTRSFDVCRQVGCCRVVKINPLAEEEAWNLNALEELSLYVKSVNGLEDDVLQQLRFSYDRLKDLKLQHCFLSCALYPEDFRIKEEDLIQLWIALWRKWIVGRQSLTGGYGIMHNNWNTSSLGRSWCEINGATKCAGIEQGPGEEGFFKHMHALKILDLSRNPIMSLPISIANLKNLTALLLGECQNLEKEPSLSKLKFLKELDLHATNIKQVPHGMENLSRLKYLNLNDVELDEIPIGILSNLSLLQNLIIGEMLIRGEELHGLKKLEILKGLVLKKLPELKSICSADRVVVCDSLDYISVANCLKLKRMPLYLSHLHNFQPSPALSLSVYIEPKEWWESVEWYHPDTKSLLKPFLSLL, from the exons ATGAGCACGGAGCTGAGGTCTAGAAAGAAACTTAAGAGAGACGTCCAGATATggttggaagatgttgaaagaaTCGACGGCGAAATACAAAGCCTTGATGGAAGAATTGGAAAAAGCAGTGCTATTACACGTGGATTTCGTGCAGAAGATGTTTTAAAGATGCTAAAGGAAGTGGAAGAACATATTCAAAAAGGTAAGTTTCATGAAGGTTTGGTTGTTGACAATCCTCAATGGATTGGACAAGTTTTATCTGTAACAGCTTTATCAGGTGAAGCTGCACAGGCCTATATAGAAGAAATTTGGCTGTACTTGATGGATGATGAGGTTCAAAAGATAGGGTTTTGCGGGATGGGAGGAGTGGGGAAAACAAGCATTATGAAGCTTATAAACAATCAGATTTTAAAGGAGACGTGGAACTTCAATAGTGTGATTTGGATCACTGTATCAAAGGAAATGAGTACTGCCAAATTACAAAAAGACATTGCAAGTAAAATTGGAGTAACTTTTTCTGGTGATGAAGATGAAACAACAAAGGCAGGGATGTTGTTTGAAACATTGTCTCGAAAAAGTAGGTTTTTGATGATCTTGGATGACCTATGGGACAGGATTTTCCTTGACAAGGTAGGAATCCCTGAGCCATCTGCTGGGAGTACAATAGTGCTAACAACGCGATCATTTGATGTGTGTCGACAAGTGGGTTGTTGTAGAGTAGTTAAAATAAATCCCTTAGCGGAAGAAGAGGCATGGAACTT GAATGCACTAGAGGAATTAAGTTTATACGTTAAAAGTGTTAATGGATTGGAAGATGATGTTTTGCAGCAGTTGCGATTTAGTTATGATCGTTTGAAGGATCTAAAACTCCAACATTGTTTCCTCAGTTGCGCATTATATCCCGAGGATTTCAGAATCAAGGAGGAGGATCTTATTCAACTTTGGATTGCTTTGTGGAGGAAATGGATAGTAGGCAGGCAGAGTTTGACAGGG GGATATGGCATTATGCATAACAACTGGAACACCTCGAGTCTTGGTAGAAGCTGGTGTGAGATTAATGGAGCCACCAAATGTGCAGGAATAGAACAAGGACCTGGAGAAG AAGGCTTCTTCAAGCATATGCATGCACTTAAGATTCTTGATCTTTCTAGAAATCCTATCATGAGCCTCCCAATTTCCATAGCAAATTTGAAGAATCTCACTGCATTGTTACTTGGTGAATGTCAAAATTTAGAGAAGGAGCCATCGTTGTCAAAACTTAAGTTTTTAAAGGAGTTGGATCTTCACGCAACAAATATCAAACAAGTACCTCATGGGATGGAAAACTTGTCAAGACTCAAATACCTAAATCTGAATGATGTTGAGCTAGATGAGATCCCTATTGGAATATTATCAAACCTCTCTTTGCTTCAAAACTTGATTATTGGTGAAATGTTGATAAGGGGAGAAGAGTTACATGGATTGAAGAAGCTGGAAATCCTTAAAG gATTGGTTTTGAAGAAACTACCAGAATTAAAGAGTATTTGCAGCGCCGACAGAGTAGTGGTTTGCGATTCTCTTGATTATATATCTGTGGCCAATTGTCTGAAACTAAAAAGGATGCCTCTTTATCTTTCCCATCTTCATAATTTCCAACCATCTCCAGCTCTCTCACTCTCTGTTTATATTGAGCCAAAGGAGTGGTGGGAATCAGTAGAATGGTATCATCCTGATACCAAGTCTCTTTTGAAGCCCTTCTTGAGTTTACTGtag
- the LOC105777511 gene encoding putative methylesterase 14, chloroplastic → MGNIIYRRKKDSKENNGSRSRRIGGRSQRKMAAEEELLHRQALSMVLHQHQLSQRFDGSMSRRIGSTSSRRHTDPLANNEKKVVESLENIKFRRVVLIHGEGFGAWCWYKTIAQLEEVGLLPTAMDLTGSGIDLTDTNTVTTLAEYSKPLIQYLEALPEDEKVILVGHSSGGACLSYALENFPEKISKAIFLCATMVSNGQRPFDVFAEELGSAERFMQESEFLIYGNGKDEPPTGFMFEKQLMKGLYFNQSPTKDVALAMVTMRPTPLGPIMEKLSLSPEKYRSGRRFYIQTLDDRALSPDVQEKLVRENPPEGVYKIKGSDHCPFFSKPQSLHKILVEIVQIP, encoded by the exons ATGGGTAATATCATTTACAGGAGAAAGAAGGATAGCAAAGAAAATAATGGATCAAGAAGTAGGAGAATTGGGGGAAGGTCTCAGAGGAAAATGGCTGCAGAAGAAGAGCTTTTGCATAGACAAGCTTTGTCTATGGTTCTTCATCAGCACCAATTGTCTCAGAGATTTGATGGATCCATGTCCAGGAGAATTGGCTCTACCAGCTCTAGAAGACACACTGATCCATTAGctaataatgaaaaaaag GTGGTGGAATCTCTTGAAAATATCAAGTTTAGAAGAGTTGTTCTGATACATGGAGAAGGGTTTGGAGCATGGTGTTGGTATAAAACAATTGCTCAGTTGGAGGAAGTGGGTCTTTTACCTACTGCGATGGATCTGACCGGTTCCGGTATTGATCTGACAGATACAAACACTGTCACTACATTAGCTGAATATTCAAAACCATTGATTCAATATCTAGAGGCCCTTCCCGAAGACGAGAAG GTTATTTTGGTGGGTCATAGCAGTGGAGGTGCTTGCCTTTCTTATGCATTGGAAAATTTCCCAGAAAAGATCTCCAAAGCAATCTTCCTTTGTGCTACAATGGTGTCTAATGGTCAGAGACCTTTCGATGTGTTTGCAGAAGAG CTTGGTTCTGCTGAACGTTTCATGCAAGAGTCAGAGTTTTTGATTTATGGAAACGGAAAAGATGAGCCACCTACAGGGTTCATGTTCGAGAAACAGCTAATGAAAGGGTTATATTTCAACCAATCGCCAACAAAG GATGTAGCTTTGGCCATGGTTACCATGAGACCTACTCCACTGGGTCCTATAATGGAGAAACTGTCACTGTCCCCCGAGAAGTACAGAAGCGGACGGCGGTTCTACATTCAGACATTGGATGACCGAGCTCTTTCACCGGATGTGCAAGAGAAACTAGTAAGAGAGAACCCACCAGAAGGAGTTTACAAGATTAAAGGGAGTGATCACTGCCCATTCTTCTCAAAGCCTCAGTCGCTTCACAAAATTTTAGTAGAAATTGTTCAGATTCCTTAG
- the LOC105778082 gene encoding nuclear pore complex protein NUP35 has translation MSTVVHRTPKSGRQSLFFQDLASPISARKGNFSSPGQAAAVSALWRDNFRGSDLPPPPMYTLEDRVDFSPESGALDYPISSEIKSDPRTPVRSSGRDFSTPATNKSRASTSFAVLNGQSNQQSPGSSSWWSPKASSSEQDDKGKGSPVEGMAQPGALITLPPPRAVARPEIQRNSVPTANLDEEEWVTVYGFSPADTNLVLREFEKCGVILKHVPGPRDANWIHILYSKRSEAQRALGRNGMQINGVLMVGVEPVDQMQREALNERLNHQGFMTLTPASSRTSECNNFRPPRPYYLQNGNANARQSEGVMASPTKSLGNKVMEYLFGS, from the exons ATGAGCACTGTGGTTCATAGAACTCCAAAATCAGGAAGGCAGTCATTGTTTTTCCAAGACTTGGCATCACCAATCTCTGCCCGGAAAGGGAATTTCTCTAGTCCAGGTCAAGCAGCAGCCGTCTCGGCTTTATGGCGAGACAATTTCAGAGGCTCAGATCTTCCGCCTCCTCCTATGTACACCTTGGAGGACCGTGTGGATTTTTCACCTGAATCTGGAGCATTGGATTATCCTATATCTTCTGAAATCAAGTCAGATCCAAGAACTCCAGTCCGAAGTTCTGGACGTGACTTCTCTACTCCAGCAACGAACAAGTCAAGGGCTAGCACTTCATTTGCAGTACTTAATGGGCAGTCGAATCAGCAGAGCCCAGGGAGTTCGAGTTGGTGGTCACCCAAGGCAAGTAGTAGTGAGCAAGATGACAAGGGAAAGGGCTCTCCCGTTGAGGGCATGGCTCAGCCTGGTGCATTGATCACACTTCCACCTCCGAGGGCAGTTGCTAGGCCAGAGATACAGAGGAACTCCGTACCTACAGCAAATCTAGATGAGGAAGAATGGGTTACTGTTTATGG ATTTTCTCCTGCTGATACAAATTTAGTTTTGCGAGAGTTTGAAAAGTGTGGTGTGATATTGAAACATGTTCCTGGGCCAAGAGATGCTAACTGGATCCACATTCTTTATTCG AAACGATCCGAGGCTCAACGGGCTCTTGGCAGGAATGGAATGCAAATTAATGGAGTACTAATGGTTGGTGTGGAGCCAGTGGATCAAATGCAACGCGAGGCATTAAATGAAAGATTGAATCATCAGGGCTTCATGACTTTGACTCCGGCATCAAGTAGAACATCAGAGTGTAACAATTTCAGGCCACCTCGACCGTACTATCTTCAAAACGGCAATGCCAATGCACGACAGTCGGAAGGTGTTATGGCTAGCCCTACAAAATCACTAGGGAACAAAGTCATGGAGTACTTGTTTGGATCTTAG